The sequence below is a genomic window from Salicibibacter cibarius.
TAACTTCTTTTCACCATGAAGTGGTCCCCGATGAATTATTGGATACGCTCATCGCATCAAGAATCGAGGTTCCTTATCCTCCGATTGTGGAGGTCATCGTTCTTGAGGTGACGGTTGAGTTGCTCCGGGAAGCAGGGGCAAGGCTCCCGAGCCGTATCGGGCAAACAATAGGGATTGTCGGCGGGATTGTCATCGGGACAGCTGTCGTTGAGGCATCGCTGGCAAGCAGTGTGCTTTTGATCATGATCGGGATTACGGCGTTGGCCTCCTTTACGGCACCGATCTATACCATGGGCAATACGATTCGGTTGATCCGCTTCCCTTTTATTATTTTCGCGCAGTTCTTCGGTATATTTGGCATGGCCTTCTGCTCGGGACTGTACCTCTATCATTTATTCAAGTTGACATCATTGGGATATCCGTATTTGGCTCCCCTTTATCCTTTGCGTGTGAAGGATCTTCGAGATGTGGTTATCAAGATGCCGATTCAAAAGCAGCAGAAAAGACCGGCGGTCCTACGGCCGCAAAAACGGAAACGGTTTAATGTGAAGCATCGAAAAACGATCCCTAAAGATATCGAGGAGTAGGTATATGCACGAACAAACGATGAAAACGAGGCAAATATCCCCGTTTTTAACATTTTTTATTGTGACTGTGATGCAAGTCGGCGTAGGTGTCTTTACGTTTCAACGCCTTCTCGTCGATATTGCCGGTCATGATGGTTGGATCGCGATCATTTTTTCTGCAGTAATGGTCCATATCGTCATCGGGCTAGCCTATCACATGCTGAGGGAAGACGAGACAATCATCGATGTTCAAAAAAGAATTTTCGGGAGAATCTTCGGAAGCTTTCTAGGTTTGTATTGGATCTTTTATTATAGTTTGTTTGTGCTTGTTATTTTGGTGAGCTACGTGGAAATTCTTCGTGTTTGGCTATTTCCCGAAGTTTATAGCGGGGTCCTTTTCTTCATTACGTTGTTTCTCGTTTATTTATTTGTAGGGGGCGGACTGCGAATGATAACGGGCATGAGTGTGCTGTCCGTTGTGTTGGCGATTCCTTTTCTTTTTTTTAGTCGCTTTCCCTACGGCCAACTGCAATTGGGGAGTCTATTTCCCATATGGGATCATTCCATCATGGATATAGCCATGGCGGGGCAAACGATGACGTTTCAATTTTTAGGCTTTGAAATTCTTTTTATGGCCTACCCTTTTATTAAAGAGGCACCGCGATCGCAAAAATGGGCGCATTTCAGTGTCATTATCAGTACTATGGTTTATCTGTTTATTTTCATTCTCCCTGTGCTTTATTTCCATGAACATCATATCTCGACGATTTTATGGCCAACGCTTTCCTTGTGGCGAATGGAGTATATCGGGGTGTCTATATGGTTTATGATACTCGTACCGAATTTGGCGTTAGGGTTATGGGCGGCTAGCCGTGCTGTGAAACAAACGATTAAAATCTCCCAACGACGTTCACTGCAAGGACTTACGCTCTTTGTTTTTGCTGCTGCTTTCTTTTTCGTTACACGGTGGGAAGTTGAGGCGCTGTCATCGTTTACAGGTAACTTGGGTTTTTATTCCGTATTTGTTTATCTGCCATTGTTATATGTGATCGAAATGATCGTAACGAAATGGAGGGAGCGCCGGTGATCAAACGTATGTGTATTTTTTCCCTTGCGTTGGTGTTTTTTGTAGGCGGTTGTAGCCCTCAGGTTAATTATGTGGAAGAGATCCAATACATTCAGGCAATGGGCCATGATTTTGAAGAAGGAGAACACCTGGTCACCGGTTTAACGACCATTTTTACAGCTGCGGAAGATACATTGCCGGAAAACCATGCGATAAACGTCTCCGGCGAATCGCTTGAAACCCTTTATGATTCCCTTCAAGCGGACTCGCCTCGCTATGTGGATACGGGCCGAACGCGTGTGCATTTGTTTCATGAAGATTTTGCCGCTCAAGAAGGGGTCTTTCGAGTGCTTGATACGGTCCAAAGAAATCCTATGATCAATCAGGACATGAAGGTGGCAATTACACGTGAACCTGCACGGGAGATGTTGGAGAGTGAGTACGCTTTTCAATTGCCGATCTTTCGTTATATACAAAATGTGATTGAATGGAATCAGAAGGAACAGATGCCGCACACGAGTTTGCATGATTTTATGTATAATTACTATGCGGAAGGGGCTGATCCTTATCTCCCGTTGCTGGAAAAACAAGAGGACAATGTGAGGGTTGCCGGGTTGGCTTTATTTCAGGGAGATATGTTCGTTGATGAGATCACCCTCGAAGAGATGCAAACCTTTCGATCTCTCATTGAATCTACGGATGGGGGTACTTTTCATGTGAAGCTTAATGAAAATGATGGGGTGACGTTTCATCATATCTCGTCCAACCCGAATTGGACGATCAACCAGGAGCCGGATGGTACGCACGTACAGGTGGATGTGGAAATGGAAGGGGGAATTCGACAAGCGTACGGCATTGAAGGGTATGAACAGGAAAATATGGAGAAATTGAAGCAACTCGCCACGGAAGAATTTGAACGCCGGATGAATGAGGTTATTCAAAGCTTTCAAGGACGAAACATTGATCCGATCGGTATTGGGGAGCGTGTGGGACAAAATGTCCGGGGGCTTGATATTCAGCAGTGGGAAGAAGAAGCTTACCCGGACGTAGACGTCGATGTTAACGTCGATTTCACCATTGATAATACAGGTGCGGTGGAATGAACACTCGGTCAGAGAAATATCCCCAGCAAAATCAATGCGCCGACGATGAGTATGACGATCGAGATTGTTCGAAGTAAACAGCCGATGCCCCGCATGATGACCGGAAAGAAAAAGATGACCATTATGATAATAATGATGAGCGTGAGCGGATCCATTTTACGTCCTCCTTGACGTTTTATTATGGTATAATGCGCTAACAATATTTTAAAGGAAACTTCATTAAAAATCATGGTGCAAAAGGGTCAAAAGTTAACATAGGAAGGTCAAGGACACAATGAGACAGCGCTGATCGGAGGTTTTTGTTAATGGAAGGGACAAAATGCAGATTATGAAGGATATTATGATGTGAAGGTTCCCCACGAAGAAAAGAAATTGTTGCAGGCGCTGGAAGGTGATAATCCTATATTGTCTGAAGATGAAATTAATAAAATATTAAGGCGTTAGTGGTATTTTCAGAAATTCTGATAGCTCAAATCGCCGGTTTGCAGTGCAGCAAGCGCCGTAACATCGGACACTTGGGAGAGTAATCCCTCAGGAGGAAGCCGAGCTGGTCTGAGAGGAACAAGAGAAGCAAAGTAATCCCTCAGGAGGAAGTCGAGCTGGTCTGAGAGGAACAAGAGAAGCAAAGTAATCCCTCAGCCGGAGGTCGAGCTGGTCTGAGAGGAACAAGAGAAGCAAAGTAATCCCTCAGGAGGAAGTCGAGCTGGTCTGAGAGGAACAAGAGAAGCAAAGTAATCCCTCAGGAGGAAGTCGAGCTGGTCTGAGAGGAACAAGAGAAGCAAAGTAATCCCTCAGGAGGAAGTCGAGCTGGTCTGAGAGGAACAAGAGAAGCAAAGTAATCCCTCAGGAGGAAGTCGGGCTGGTCTGAGAGGAACAAGAGAAGCAAAGTAATCCCTCAGGAGGAAGTCGGGCTACTCTGAGAGGAACAAAAAACCATGGGATCTACAAGATTTTCATTATTTTCCTGTTCATCAAGTCCTTATTCGTCATATGCCAGTTGATCTGAGAATGGTATTAATATCTGTCGGAAAATCAGATCCATACAAAGTTTTTTATCGACTCGTGGGTAACAGCATAGAAATCTTTTTGGTAAGGCATCCCCGACAAAAGCAACTGATAAATCGACGATTTTTCCTTCCTCATTGATATCGTTTTTTTCAGGAGACCGGGCATTGTCATGATCAAACGACAATAAATCTGGCGTCTGCTGATAAGTTTACACCTCTTATTGTAATGTCAAAATCAGTCGGGCGGCCTGTTTTCGTTTTGTCATCTATGATAGAAAGTATGAGAAAATTTGGGAGAAATAAAGTTGAGCATGGAGTTGATGATGATGGATACGGCTGAACGACAAACATGGTTGATGGTTGCTTCTGATACAGCTGCTACCTTCCGCTGGGAGCATATATTAACGAGTCAGGCGCCTGTTTTTTGGGGAATGAGAAGATTGCCACGTAACTTTAGAATGGCTTGGGATGGGGATTTGATTTTATGTTACCGAAGCGGCAGTGAAAAGAGGGGATTGGTCGGCGTGGCAGAGGTGGAGGAAGGTTTCAATGATGATGGTATCACCGTTAGGGGAATTGCTGAATTCCAACAGATCATTCATTACGATGAATTTAAAAATGATCCCATTTACCGAGGCACTGAGGCAGGACGTTTGCGAAATCGGGGAACACTTTTTCATGTTCATGACGCGTTTGTGCAGTGGGTAAAAAACAGACTGGAAGAAGAGGGAGATACTGTATCGGCAGCGTATTTATCATGACCTCCAGCCTCCATGAAGCGTACATGAAGACCGAAATTCAGTTGCCCGCATTGATTCGGTCATCATAAAGCTTTCATGAGGCCCTAACCGGGGAAATCGCCCTCATTCTCGTCGCCATAAGACACTCTATGGAAATATTCCCCTCTTCCTTCCCTCTTCTTATTCAACCCCCCTCTTCATGGATAGTTGCTAACCGTTGATCAGACGGCAGAAATATGGTGAGAACTCCAAGTAATGGGAGGGCGCCGATGAAGATCATCGTATTGGTTACGCCGACCATATCCATTAATGCTCCGAGTCCGATGGAACCGACAGCCCCCATCCCGAATGCCAACCCTACGATCAGCCCCGATGCCATGCCGATGCTTCCCGGAAATAAATCTTGGGCGTATATGACAGAAACGGCGAAACTGGAAATGATAATAAAACCGATGAGTGGCGAGTAACGGATAAAGCAAAAAAGACGGGACGTGCGGCAGAACCATCGTGAGCGGCGCTGCTCCCAGAAAAGACATCATGATTACATTGCGTTTGCCCAACCGATCGGCAAGCGGTCCACCGCAAAACGTGCCGACTGCACCTGCAGCCAAAAAAATAAACAGGTAAATTTGCGCCTCCTGAATCGTCAATCCATAGTTTTCAATCAAATGAAAAGCGTAAAAATTTGTCATTCCAGCTTGAAACCATGAACGGGCAAAAACAAGAAATACGAGCAACACAATGGAAAACATCAACAATTTGCGGGCCGGATGCTTCGTTTTTGCTTGCTCTCCGGTCATTTTTTTCGTTTTCTTCTTGGTTACCGGGTTTTGTTTGGCATACCAGCGGGCAATGTATACTAATAATCCAATTGCAATAGCAGCAACGATTGTGAACCAAAGCGCGCCAATTTGGCCGAGGGGAACGAGCAGGAGCGCGGTAATCACTGGTGCCAAGGCTTGCCCGCCATTGCCGCCAACTTGATAAATCGATTGGGCAAGCCCGCGGCGTCCGCCTGCTGCCATGTTCGCCACGCGCGACCCTTCGGGGTGAAACGTTGCTGAACCGATGCCGATGAAAATAACGGAGGCGACGATAAACCAAAAAGAGGGCGCGATCGCGAGCCCGAGGACGCCGACAAATGTAAAACATAATCCGATCGGCAATGCATAGGGCGATGGTCTTTGATCGGTGTACCAACCGACAAGCGGTTGCGCAAGTGAAGCTGTTGCGTTCAAGGCAAAGGCAACAATCCCCAGTTGCGTAAAGGTCAACCCCATGGAACCTTCCAATATGGGAAACATCGCGGGAACAACCGCTTGAATCGAATCATTTAATAAATGCACAAATCCAATCACAATGAGAATGCGATACATCGTTGGTTCAGGGAGCGCCGACGGTCGGGTCGTACCCATGTTCATTGCCATATTGATCACCATTTCACTAAAAAAGAAATATTCATTTAATCATGGCATAGGAATGGGGGGAATACAAATATTGTGAATCGAAAAAATAAAGTAGATGTACTATAACAAAAGTCTATATTTTAGAAGGGAAAAGGTAAATGAATTGACTTCATAAGTAAAATGTGTGATTTTATTATTAACAAGCAGTATATTTTGGTTACAGTAAGGAATGAGGGGGATAGTGATGGAGAATCAAACAGCTGTCGAAAGTAAGCCGAAAAGCGGCATGGCGACTGCTGCCTTCATATTGGGACTTGTAAACTTAATTTTTTGGTTAATCCCGATCTTGGGCTTCCCGATCGGCATTGTGGCGATCATTTTGGGTGCGCTCAGTTTAAAAGCCGCGAATCGATGGGCAGCAATTACTGGGATCGTGGTTGGGGCAATTACATTTATCCTAACGTTGATTAACGCAGTCCTTGGAGCTTTAATGTTTATGTAAACTATCAAGACCTTTCCCATCATTATTGGTGGGAATTTTCTTCGATGAAAAATTGGAAGCGAGAGGAGGTGGTGGGATTGGAACGAGAGAAACAAATCGAAATTCGAAAATTAACGATTCCAAGTGTTTTGAAGGCAACGAGCTATTTCTTGGTGATCCCGATTGCTTTGTCCGGAATTTTTGTGATTTTTTGGTCGTTATTTATAACGGTCCTGGAAGGTCCAATGGGGCTTATCGGCTTGCCGCTTTTCCTAATCGGAGTCATTTTTTATGTCGGTCTATATTTTGGAATTACGGCGCTCGTCACACTCATCTATAATTTGTTCGCGGGGAAGTTTGGCGGTTTGGTTATGACGGTTCGTGACGTCGATACACAAGGGTCGAATTATGAAAATCATATGGATGATGTATCACAAGTGTAGTTTGTCTAATAAAAAACCGATCTTCATAGTAACAAAGTGAAAATCGGTTTTTTCTTCGATGTAAAATTTATTTTTTTCAAATGATAATGTGTTATGATAAAAGTGGAACGAGCTTGAAAGAAAA
It includes:
- a CDS encoding GerAB/ArcD/ProY family transporter encodes the protein MHEQTMKTRQISPFLTFFIVTVMQVGVGVFTFQRLLVDIAGHDGWIAIIFSAVMVHIVIGLAYHMLREDETIIDVQKRIFGRIFGSFLGLYWIFYYSLFVLVILVSYVEILRVWLFPEVYSGVLFFITLFLVYLFVGGGLRMITGMSVLSVVLAIPFLFFSRFPYGQLQLGSLFPIWDHSIMDIAMAGQTMTFQFLGFEILFMAYPFIKEAPRSQKWAHFSVIISTMVYLFIFILPVLYFHEHHISTILWPTLSLWRMEYIGVSIWFMILVPNLALGLWAASRAVKQTIKISQRRSLQGLTLFVFAAAFFFVTRWEVEALSSFTGNLGFYSVFVYLPLLYVIEMIVTKWRERR
- a CDS encoding Ger(x)C family spore germination protein; this translates as MIKRMCIFSLALVFFVGGCSPQVNYVEEIQYIQAMGHDFEEGEHLVTGLTTIFTAAEDTLPENHAINVSGESLETLYDSLQADSPRYVDTGRTRVHLFHEDFAAQEGVFRVLDTVQRNPMINQDMKVAITREPAREMLESEYAFQLPIFRYIQNVIEWNQKEQMPHTSLHDFMYNYYAEGADPYLPLLEKQEDNVRVAGLALFQGDMFVDEITLEEMQTFRSLIESTDGGTFHVKLNENDGVTFHHISSNPNWTINQEPDGTHVQVDVEMEGGIRQAYGIEGYEQENMEKLKQLATEEFERRMNEVIQSFQGRNIDPIGIGERVGQNVRGLDIQQWEEEAYPDVDVDVNVDFTIDNTGAVE
- a CDS encoding EVE domain-containing protein — encoded protein: MELMMMDTAERQTWLMVASDTAATFRWEHILTSQAPVFWGMRRLPRNFRMAWDGDLILCYRSGSEKRGLVGVAEVEEGFNDDGITVRGIAEFQQIIHYDEFKNDPIYRGTEAGRLRNRGTLFHVHDAFVQWVKNRLEEEGDTVSAAYLS